The Desulfobacter hydrogenophilus region AATGTCAATTAAAAAAATAGCTTCTGTGTGGAGTCCAAAAGGGGGGAGTGGGAAAACAAGCGTTACTTTAAATATGGCATATTATTTAAGTATGGGAGATCGAAAGGTTACAGTCTACGACTATGACGAACAAGGTTCAACAACTAAATTTTTTAATAACAGCACTACCATGAATTTTAATTTGATTGGTGGTGAGCCAGGAGAAGATAATTTACCAACCGCTGATACAGAATATATAGTGATAGATTATCCTCCCCGGCACGATATTTTACCCATGGGAAATATAATAGTTGTTCCGTGTGGGTCATCCCCTTCGGATTATGATGCCGTTAAAGATGGTTTACGCCAATTGCTTAACCACGGAATTGAAGGGAAACGTTTTATATTTGTTCCATTTGGAGTGAGCCAGAATAAATTATCGTCAAAATTAATAGAAGACTCTTTTATCGAACTTTGTGAGATTATCCCTGGTGCTGTTGTGGCAGTCAGAGCTTCAGAACCCGCTAAAATGCTCTGGCATAAAGGCGTTACTGTTTTTCAAAACTCCAACAAGGTAATGGAAGGAATACGCCAGGATTATGTAAAATTAACTAAAACTGTTTTTGGTATCAGAAAATAGTTTTTTGCATTACAAAATATTTTTTAAAATTCAAGAAAGGATAAAATGGCAACTAAAAAAACAACTAAATCTTTGAATAGTGATTTAGATCTTTTACGGGATACCATAAAAAATAAACCCAAGGCCGGGGAGGTTCCAAATCCCATGGCTACGCCGGAAGAGAAACCGGCTCCCCAAGGAAGACCTAAAGATCCGGAAACAACCAAATTAGAAACTACCTTTCAGGAAATCCCAAGACCACAAAACGGACCAGTTGCTATAATTACGGGGAAAAATACAAGAAAAAATACAAAAGCGTTTACTGTGTATTTACCAAAAGATATTCAGGAACGACTTGAAAACGAGTGTTCTAATGTATCCGGAACATTAACCGGGCTTATTCAATACGCTATTCAACATTTAGATAAATTAGATCAAACTCTTTATATTAATAATCAAAAAAAGATAGGGGAAAATTAGGCGTTGTAAATATTTCGTTTCAAGTTTTAAAACCCCAAAAAAAGAAAGTGGGCGACAATAAATATTGCACAGCTTAAAATATATTTTGTAATGCAAAATATATTAAATAATGCAAAAAGTTATTGGCTATGTACCTCAATATAGGTACAATCTTTATTAAGAACAAGGGAAGGCTGTTGGAGCCGCCCATAATAAAAGTCAAAGGAGACAACACCATGAAAAAAAAATACCAAGATCCGGTGATAAAGGCGTTAATTCCTTTTTGGAAGAAAATAAGAAATATTGGTAACGGTCAGATGATCCCTGCTTGTGAAGTTAAGCGCAGAAGACAAGGCTTTTTTTCATGGATGTTAGTCGAGTTATACGAGGATGCTTGGCAACGTCGGCACGACTGTTAACTATCCGCAATAAGGGAGCCACCCACATTCGCGCGTAAATATACGCTAAAGTTACAAAAGCAGATGAACGCCAAAAGAAAAAAGGATGCAGCAATGAATATTGTCGGGGAGATCGAAGGGAAAGATTACGTCACACTCAGGGATTTTGTACTGAAAAACATGGACTACAACGAATGGAATCTGGTGGAACCTTATGCTGAAAAGGTTAAGGATCAAACCTTTGTCTATGACGATTTT contains the following coding sequences:
- a CDS encoding ParA family protein is translated as MSIKKIASVWSPKGGSGKTSVTLNMAYYLSMGDRKVTVYDYDEQGSTTKFFNNSTTMNFNLIGGEPGEDNLPTADTEYIVIDYPPRHDILPMGNIIVVPCGSSPSDYDAVKDGLRQLLNHGIEGKRFIFVPFGVSQNKLSSKLIEDSFIELCEIIPGAVVAVRASEPAKMLWHKGVTVFQNSNKVMEGIRQDYVKLTKTVFGIRK